One window of Nostoc sp. C052 genomic DNA carries:
- a CDS encoding glycosyltransferase family 39 protein encodes MRMKLSVKRTVDRWFNKIAKNPALSVTVSILWLMLIGWVAFGWNLGNIGLIDETEPLFAEASRQMFVTGDWITPFFNGDTRFDKPALIYWCQAIAFHLIGVNEWAVRLPSAIAAFGLVCLAFYTIQWYLTKQDELEQVSRPTRRYLISFIAAALMALNPETIIWARTGVSDMLLTGCMGSALLCFFLGYAGKESRGAGEQGSRGAELITNALFPNKWYLAFYVLIAGAILTKGPVGIVLPGLIVGAFLLYVGKVREVLREMNLFIGILIILGLSVPWYALVIWRNGWNYINSFFGYHNLERFTEVVNGHSAPWYFYFVIVLLGFAPYSVYLPASIIRLKFWQRSHWRSLERFQQFGLFAWFWFASIFVFFCIAVTKLPSYVLPLMPAAAILVALLWSDLFPNTENENDTEKLLDNSSSSPRIPIPASLVWSGWVNVVFLSFLATALFNLTHILGTDPAISNFHELIQQSGIPVIAGVIWLVCAVLVAGFLLIRRWNYVISINLIGFVAFLIFVLTPALFFIDRERQLPLRELSAVVLEAKQPDEELIMLGFKKPSVVFYSHIHVNYLGFPQEALQHIKNQAAKGLKPASVLLLAEQKKFLQMDLQPDDYKSLSTKGAYNLVRVPFKKKKNEKIDIS; translated from the coding sequence ATGAGAATGAAATTGAGTGTTAAGCGCACTGTTGATCGGTGGTTCAACAAAATAGCAAAAAATCCAGCCCTTAGTGTAACTGTGTCGATTTTGTGGTTGATGCTGATTGGCTGGGTGGCTTTTGGCTGGAATTTGGGCAATATTGGCTTGATTGATGAGACAGAGCCGCTCTTTGCCGAAGCTTCCCGCCAGATGTTCGTTACAGGTGATTGGATTACCCCATTTTTCAATGGTGACACTCGTTTCGATAAACCTGCTTTAATTTATTGGTGTCAAGCGATCGCATTTCACCTAATTGGGGTGAATGAGTGGGCAGTACGTCTTCCTTCTGCGATCGCAGCCTTCGGCTTAGTCTGTTTAGCTTTTTACACCATACAGTGGTATTTGACTAAACAAGACGAATTAGAGCAAGTTTCACGTCCCACTCGCCGCTACTTAATATCTTTTATCGCAGCAGCGCTGATGGCACTCAATCCCGAAACTATTATTTGGGCGAGAACAGGTGTCTCTGATATGCTGCTCACTGGTTGTATGGGATCAGCCTTGTTATGTTTCTTTCTAGGGTATGCAGGGAAGGAGAGCAGGGGAGCAGGGGAGCAGGGGAGCAGGGGAGCAGAATTAATCACCAATGCCCTATTCCCCAATAAGTGGTACTTAGCTTTTTATGTGCTGATTGCTGGCGCAATTTTGACTAAAGGGCCAGTGGGAATTGTCTTGCCAGGGCTAATTGTTGGTGCTTTTTTGCTTTACGTGGGTAAAGTACGAGAGGTGCTACGGGAAATGAACCTTTTCATAGGTATACTGATAATTCTCGGTTTGTCAGTGCCCTGGTATGCTTTAGTAATTTGGCGCAATGGCTGGAATTATATTAACTCCTTCTTTGGTTATCATAACCTGGAACGCTTTACAGAAGTAGTTAATGGTCATTCAGCACCTTGGTATTTTTACTTTGTAATAGTGTTGCTAGGTTTTGCACCATACTCAGTGTATTTACCAGCCTCCATAATCAGACTAAAGTTTTGGCAGCGATCGCATTGGCGATCTCTTGAACGTTTTCAGCAATTTGGTCTATTTGCCTGGTTCTGGTTTGCTAGCATCTTTGTCTTTTTCTGCATTGCTGTCACCAAACTCCCTAGTTATGTATTGCCTTTAATGCCAGCAGCAGCAATCCTAGTAGCCTTGTTGTGGAGTGACCTTTTCCCAAATACAGAGAATGAAAATGACACGGAGAAATTATTAGATAATTCCTCTTCATCCCCACGCATCCCCATCCCCGCGTCACTTGTCTGGAGTGGTTGGGTGAATGTAGTGTTTTTATCGTTTTTGGCAACAGCGCTGTTTAACCTAACCCACATATTAGGTACTGATCCAGCTATCAGCAACTTCCACGAACTAATTCAACAATCCGGTATACCAGTAATCGCGGGTGTAATTTGGCTGGTATGTGCTGTTTTGGTTGCTGGTTTTTTACTGATTCGTCGCTGGAACTACGTTATCAGTATTAATTTAATCGGGTTTGTGGCGTTTTTAATTTTTGTCTTAACGCCTGCTTTGTTCTTTATCGATCGAGAACGTCAATTACCCTTAAGGGAATTGTCTGCGGTCGTCCTAGAAGCAAAACAACCAGATGAAGAATTGATCATGCTTGGCTTCAAAAAGCCTAGTGTGGTATTTTACAGCCACATTCATGTAAATTATTTAGGATTTCCCCAAGAGGCTTTACAGCATATTAAAAACCAGGCTGCCAAAGGCTTAAAACCTGCCTCAGTATTGCTGTTGGCTGAACAGAAAAAGTTTTTACAAATGGACTTACAGCCAGATGATTATAAGAGCTTATCGACCAAGGGTGCTTATAACTTGGTTCGAGTTCCTTTTAAGAAAAAGAAAAATGAAAAAATAGATATATCGTAA
- a CDS encoding ATP-binding protein, with protein MLMLDYPLYDFQATVPSCPQTSSLAVVLEIFEQEQCDRLVVVNQQQCPIGLLYAARLIPTLLTHSDDKNLNLHQSLSTWSQGLIEPIQTILASEHVEQLSLHLGDAAEKQQNLDWALIDSDGRYLGLLDSSRLVRSLAKERMAGLQSSGEHHHESDARTNESKSLGHQPLVHLLERLPWPLMLQTGNGKVVARNPAWWQQLGTLKDPEGVRQQVEAILVPNLLETPEYVTQQAIKVHPNGRENEHGEEELIQPEASGDTGYSRCYLDSQVGTCTCVVEVQNGQERIWQFAKIPLDSPEFKVMSADSEVTLSNDLWLVLATDVTEQQQLCKELAAKNADLIQLNRLKDEFLACISHELKTPLTAVLGLSRLLVDQQLGELNERQARYAGLIHQSGRHLMSVVNDILDLTRMETGQMDLTLTPVKIRAVCDRALSEAKAIHTQTTKATSASPPPNARSSAPQFCLSIEPGLDQMVADELRLRQMLVHLLSNAFKFTEISGEIGLRVSRWEGWIAFTIWDTGIGIPEHQQHLIFQKFQQLENPLTRQFEGTGLGLVLTRALARLHGGDVSFLSREGKGSQFTLLLPPSPPNTGFSEPDMGIRENEETRHQQTRQNPAAARQYVSTPTQHHHASSQRLVLVVEAVARYIEDLTEQLKGLGYRVVIARSGTEAVEKARRLQPIAIFLNPLLPLLSGWDVLTLLKSDTATRHISVIVTATGAEKEQAFANRADGFLSLPVEHQVLAPVLEKLCTVQAVGQQGLNNNAITPTKTPLRILRLVNPQLESVNPHPSLREHRVIEVDDLDQAELLARVWQFDVILLDVESTTAQIYLQQLIGHPRLAAIPLVTCDVATTLIASKIPGLSVFPYLTPFAKDNGSRTDKTDALLSVLQIASGICCPPNILVVDLTMLRDFPQVRRKPAKGYRTEKNCSISSETAERGSEWFQALIQYLQTAGFKAAMSPCWAEVLQQIRHQSVDLLLICLGETSIHKDVLKALKTLGDSPLKLPPILVLNQRLNLPETSFQPGVAYKEQKKNGLESIETVVGAIATQILPRSISMEDLLNQINQALAVNGYNGKC; from the coding sequence ATGTTAATGCTAGATTACCCGCTTTATGACTTTCAGGCAACCGTACCTAGCTGCCCTCAAACAAGTTCTCTGGCAGTGGTGTTGGAGATTTTTGAGCAAGAGCAGTGCGATCGCTTGGTAGTAGTGAATCAACAGCAATGCCCCATCGGATTGCTGTATGCTGCCCGTTTAATCCCAACATTATTAACACATAGTGACGATAAAAATCTAAATTTACACCAATCGCTCTCCACCTGGAGTCAAGGTCTAATTGAGCCAATACAGACAATATTGGCTTCTGAGCATGTAGAGCAATTGAGCTTGCACTTGGGCGATGCCGCCGAAAAACAACAGAATTTAGATTGGGCGCTGATTGACTCTGATGGTCGATATTTGGGGCTGCTGGATAGTTCGCGCTTGGTGCGATCGCTAGCTAAAGAACGTATGGCTGGCTTACAAAGTTCAGGTGAGCATCACCATGAGTCTGATGCTAGGACAAATGAATCCAAGTCCTTAGGACACCAACCACTGGTTCACTTGCTAGAAAGACTGCCTTGGCCTTTAATGTTGCAAACGGGTAATGGCAAAGTGGTAGCCCGAAATCCCGCTTGGTGGCAGCAATTAGGAACCTTAAAAGATCCAGAAGGAGTTAGGCAACAGGTAGAGGCAATACTTGTGCCTAACCTCTTGGAAACACCAGAATATGTTACTCAACAAGCAATCAAGGTTCATCCCAATGGCAGGGAGAATGAGCATGGTGAAGAGGAACTGATTCAGCCAGAAGCATCAGGTGATACTGGATACAGTCGGTGCTATTTAGATAGTCAAGTGGGTACTTGTACCTGCGTTGTTGAAGTGCAAAATGGTCAAGAGCGAATCTGGCAATTTGCCAAAATTCCCTTAGATAGTCCTGAGTTTAAAGTCATGAGTGCTGACTCTGAGGTTACACTCAGCAATGATTTGTGGTTAGTTTTAGCCACTGATGTCACTGAACAGCAGCAGCTTTGCAAAGAATTGGCGGCAAAAAATGCCGATTTAATTCAACTAAATCGGTTGAAAGACGAGTTTTTAGCTTGTATTAGTCATGAACTCAAAACTCCCCTAACTGCCGTTTTAGGATTATCGCGCTTACTGGTGGATCAGCAGTTGGGAGAACTTAACGAACGTCAAGCCCGTTATGCAGGACTGATTCATCAAAGTGGACGCCACCTGATGAGTGTGGTTAATGATATTTTAGATTTGACCCGAATGGAGACGGGACAAATGGATTTGACGCTGACTCCGGTAAAAATTCGGGCTGTGTGCGATCGCGCCCTATCGGAAGCCAAAGCTATCCACACTCAAACCACCAAAGCGACATCCGCCTCACCACCTCCAAATGCCCGTTCATCCGCTCCCCAATTCTGCCTTTCCATTGAACCAGGCTTAGATCAAATGGTGGCAGATGAATTGCGCTTACGCCAGATGTTAGTACACCTACTTTCCAACGCCTTTAAATTCACCGAAATATCTGGCGAAATCGGGTTGCGGGTAAGTCGTTGGGAAGGATGGATTGCCTTTACAATTTGGGATACAGGCATTGGTATTCCTGAACATCAACAACACTTAATCTTTCAAAAATTCCAACAATTAGAAAATCCCCTCACCCGCCAATTTGAAGGCACTGGTTTAGGGCTAGTATTAACTCGCGCCTTGGCTCGTCTTCACGGAGGAGATGTCAGCTTTTTATCGCGTGAAGGAAAAGGTAGCCAGTTCACACTACTACTGCCCCCTAGTCCTCCAAATACAGGCTTTTCTGAACCAGATATGGGAATCAGAGAAAACGAGGAAACACGACACCAACAGACACGGCAAAACCCCGCAGCTGCTCGTCAGTATGTTAGTACGCCCACACAGCATCATCACGCTAGTTCACAACGGCTGGTCTTGGTAGTCGAGGCAGTAGCCAGATATATTGAAGACTTGACCGAACAACTTAAAGGTTTAGGGTATCGGGTAGTGATTGCGCGATCGGGGACAGAAGCAGTCGAAAAAGCTCGGCGCTTACAACCAATAGCGATATTTTTGAATCCATTGCTACCCCTACTATCAGGTTGGGATGTGCTAACTTTACTCAAATCTGACACCGCAACCCGTCATATATCTGTAATTGTGACAGCGACGGGAGCCGAAAAGGAGCAAGCATTTGCTAATCGAGCCGATGGTTTCTTAAGTTTGCCAGTTGAGCATCAGGTATTAGCACCAGTTCTCGAAAAATTATGTACTGTACAAGCAGTTGGGCAGCAAGGGTTAAACAACAATGCAATTACCCCAACTAAAACCCCACTGCGAATTCTCAGGTTGGTGAATCCCCAGTTGGAATCAGTTAATCCCCACCCTTCACTTCGAGAACATCGGGTAATTGAAGTAGATGACCTAGATCAGGCTGAACTTTTGGCGCGGGTATGGCAGTTTGATGTCATTTTGCTTGATGTCGAAAGTACCACCGCCCAAATTTATCTGCAACAACTAATTGGGCATCCACGTTTAGCGGCTATACCACTGGTTACTTGCGATGTCGCAACCACCTTAATAGCTTCTAAAATACCAGGGCTATCTGTATTTCCTTACTTAACACCATTTGCCAAAGACAACGGCAGTCGTACCGATAAAACAGATGCCTTACTATCAGTACTGCAAATTGCTTCTGGTATTTGCTGCCCTCCTAACATCTTGGTAGTGGATTTGACAATGCTGCGTGATTTTCCCCAGGTAAGACGCAAGCCAGCGAAGGGTTATCGGACTGAAAAAAATTGCTCAATTAGTAGCGAAACTGCGGAACGGGGTTCTGAGTGGTTCCAAGCTTTAATTCAGTATCTACAAACAGCAGGCTTCAAAGCGGCGATGAGTCCATGTTGGGCAGAAGTGTTACAACAGATTCGCCACCAAAGCGTTGACTTACTGTTAATTTGTTTAGGAGAAACCTCTATCCACAAAGATGTACTCAAAGCACTGAAAACATTAGGAGATTCGCCTTTAAAGTTACCACCAATTTTGGTACTAAATCAGCGATTAAATCTCCCAGAAACCAGTTTCCAGCCTGGGGTAGCTTATAAGGAGCAGAAGAAGAATGGTTTGGAATCGATAGAAACTGTTGTTGGTGCGATCGCAACTCAAATCTTACCGCGATCAATATCAATGGAAGACCTATTAAATCAGATCAATCAAGCTTTAGCTGTCAACGGTTACAATGGTAAATGTTAA
- a CDS encoding KaiA family protein, which translates to MLLLILILQPNVNKCLDNLADLANPKKMIAWVWKLLDAIIAQFSYLPVAATATVNINYFPNWLQQDPSKAYTGKYVYVFASQMQKSQQHFQEMTLAERQGLLRQLKSDYSLILIDYFSTDKTLKDKIDKFINTIFYANIPVPQIIEIHMEVIEDFSNQLKLEGRSNETLLDYRLTLIDILAHLCEVYRSSISK; encoded by the coding sequence ATGTTATTACTGATATTGATTCTGCAACCTAATGTTAACAAATGTTTAGATAATCTAGCTGACTTAGCCAACCCAAAAAAAATGATCGCGTGGGTGTGGAAATTGCTTGACGCGATTATTGCCCAGTTTTCCTACTTACCCGTTGCTGCGACTGCCACTGTAAACATCAACTATTTCCCAAATTGGCTGCAACAAGATCCAAGTAAGGCATACACTGGCAAGTACGTCTATGTGTTTGCCAGTCAGATGCAAAAAAGCCAACAGCATTTCCAGGAGATGACTCTAGCAGAAAGGCAAGGATTATTAAGACAGCTTAAATCTGATTATAGCCTGATTCTTATAGATTATTTTAGCACAGATAAAACACTTAAAGATAAAATTGATAAATTTATCAATACTATATTTTATGCTAATATTCCTGTGCCACAAATAATTGAAATTCACATGGAGGTAATTGAAGACTTTTCTAACCAGCTAAAGTTAGAAGGCAGGAGCAATGAAACGCTACTTGATTATCGTCTAACCTTGATAGACATCCTAGCTCACTTGTGTGAAGTCTATCGCAGTTCGATTTCTAAATAA
- the kaiB gene encoding circadian clock protein KaiB, whose protein sequence is MKKLRKTYVLKLYVAGNTPNSVRALKTLKDILEQEFEGVYALKVIDVLKSPQLAEEDKILATPTLSKILPPPVRKIIGDLSDRERVLIGLDLLYEELSEEDIEE, encoded by the coding sequence ATGAAGAAACTCAGAAAAACCTATGTTCTTAAGCTTTACGTAGCAGGGAACACTCCTAATTCAGTCAGAGCTTTAAAAACACTCAAAGATATTTTAGAACAGGAGTTTGAAGGTGTTTATGCTTTGAAAGTAATCGATGTACTAAAAAGCCCACAACTGGCAGAAGAAGATAAAATATTAGCAACGCCAACATTATCTAAAATTTTGCCTCCACCTGTTCGCAAAATTATCGGGGATCTTTCAGATAGAGAAAGAGTATTGATTGGATTAGATTTACTCTATGAAGAACTGAGTGAAGAAGATATTGAAGAGTAA
- the kaiC gene encoding circadian clock protein KaiC: MSENEQLEPTQPPKIGGLEKIRTMIEGFDDISHGGLPIGRTTLISGTSGTGKTLFSLQFLYNGITYFDEAGVFVTFEESPSDIIKNANIFGWNLPRLIEEGKLFILDASPDPEGQDIVGNFDLSALIERLQYAIRKYKAKRVSIDSITAVFQQYEAMGVVRREIFRLVARLKLLSVTTVITTERGEEYGPVASFGVEEFVSDNVVIVRNVLEGERRRRTIEILKLRGTTHMKGEYPFTITNEGVNIFPLGAMRLTQRSSNVRVSSGVKTLDEMCGGGFFKDSIILATGATGTGKTLLVSKFIQDGCLNGEQAILFAYEESRAQLSRNASSWGIDFEELEHQGLLKIICTYPESTGLEDHLQIIKSEIAIFKPARIAIDSLSALARGVSNNAFRQFVIGVTGYAKQEEITGFFTNTTDQFLGAHSITDSHISTITDTILMLQYVEIRGEMSRAINVFKMRGSWHDKGIREYNITADGPDIKDSFRNYERIISGAPTRVSIDEKAELSRIVRRFEDKQSSEP; the protein is encoded by the coding sequence ATGAGTGAAAACGAGCAATTAGAACCAACGCAACCACCGAAAATTGGGGGTTTAGAAAAAATTCGGACGATGATCGAAGGATTTGACGATATTAGTCATGGTGGTTTACCAATTGGTAGAACTACCTTGATTAGTGGCACTTCCGGCACAGGTAAAACCTTATTCTCTCTTCAGTTTCTCTATAACGGTATCACCTACTTTGATGAAGCCGGAGTATTTGTTACCTTTGAGGAATCGCCTAGTGATATTATTAAAAATGCCAATATTTTTGGCTGGAACTTGCCACGTCTCATTGAAGAAGGCAAATTATTTATTCTTGATGCCTCTCCCGATCCAGAAGGTCAAGATATAGTTGGTAATTTTGACCTTTCTGCACTCATTGAACGCTTGCAATATGCGATTCGTAAATACAAAGCTAAACGAGTTTCCATCGACTCAATAACAGCAGTATTTCAGCAGTATGAAGCGATGGGAGTAGTGCGACGCGAGATTTTTCGGCTAGTAGCTCGTCTCAAACTGCTGAGTGTCACCACTGTAATTACTACTGAACGTGGTGAAGAATATGGCCCCGTTGCCTCTTTCGGAGTAGAAGAATTTGTTTCTGATAATGTAGTAATTGTTCGCAACGTTTTAGAAGGAGAACGCCGCCGTCGCACAATTGAAATTCTCAAGTTGCGCGGCACAACTCACATGAAAGGCGAATATCCCTTCACAATTACTAATGAAGGAGTTAACATCTTCCCACTGGGAGCAATGCGCTTAACTCAACGATCTTCTAATGTCAGGGTATCTTCTGGTGTCAAAACTTTAGATGAAATGTGTGGTGGTGGTTTCTTTAAAGATTCCATCATTTTGGCAACAGGAGCCACAGGTACCGGCAAAACCTTGTTAGTCAGTAAGTTTATTCAAGATGGCTGCCTCAATGGAGAACAGGCGATATTATTTGCTTATGAAGAATCACGGGCCCAACTATCTCGTAATGCTTCCTCTTGGGGAATTGATTTTGAAGAATTAGAACATCAAGGTTTACTCAAAATCATCTGTACCTATCCCGAATCAACTGGTTTAGAAGACCACTTACAAATTATTAAATCAGAAATTGCGATCTTCAAACCTGCTCGCATCGCTATCGATTCCCTTTCAGCACTAGCTAGAGGAGTGAGCAATAATGCATTTCGGCAGTTTGTAATTGGGGTGACAGGTTATGCTAAACAAGAAGAAATTACTGGTTTCTTTACTAACACAACTGACCAATTTCTGGGAGCGCATTCCATTACTGACTCTCATATTTCCACGATTACCGATACAATTCTAATGTTACAGTACGTAGAAATTCGTGGCGAAATGTCGCGGGCAATTAACGTATTTAAAATGAGAGGTTCTTGGCACGATAAGGGAATTCGTGAGTATAATATTACTGCTGACGGGCCCGATATCAAAGATTCTTTCCGAAACTACGAACGGATTATCAGCGGTGCTCCTACTCGCGTTAGTATCGATGAAAAGGCGGAACTTTCTCGCATTGTTAGACGTTTTGAAGACAAACAGAGTTCCGAACCCTAA